Proteins found in one Pseudoxanthomonas sp. SL93 genomic segment:
- a CDS encoding TonB-dependent receptor, with protein MLALTGQAAAAQTPPDGEAITLDRVVVDATRLRNVSAFDTPASVTTVSLGDDRSGQGVQASEVLGGIPGLLARERQNYAQDTQLSIRGFGARSTFGVRGVRLYADGIPATQPDGQGQLSHFTLAAGDRIEVMRGPFSALYGNSSGGVVQIISAEGTASPQWDARVTAGSHDSYAASARWLGTAGKVRANIAASLFDTHGYREHSAARRESANARIDIDTRGDDGLTLVFNHLDIPDAQDPLGLTRVQVAEDPRQAVSVARQFNTRKSVGQDQVGAVYAWRPAPAHAITLSAHAGEREVEQFLALPVAAQANPLNSGGVIDLGNEYAGADLRWAWQGEWAGRPAEWTMGADTARLRQHRRGYENHAGGALGVRGALRRDERNRVENVDQYVQAWWQLAPRWSLLAGARRSDVRFRSQDHYVTAANPDDSGRMRYGETTPVAGVTFHADDDLRLYLSAGRGFETPTFNELGYRADGGAGLALDLQPAVSRNVEAGLKWRTDAGTRLEMALFRADTDDELAVASNVGGRSTFRNVGRARRQGVEAMFQTTMGGQGQLQLAYTRLQAEFRDGFLVCARTGCATPDTPVAAGTRIPGVARDQFFARAEWPWAQWRAAAEAVAVGDVSVNDLGTGSAPGYALLHLELSRRWTLRDGGLRGFARIDNALDQRYIGSVIVNEGNGRFYEPGPDRTFLLGLEWNLR; from the coding sequence ATGCTGGCGCTGACGGGGCAGGCCGCCGCGGCGCAGACACCGCCCGATGGCGAAGCCATCACGCTGGACCGCGTCGTCGTGGACGCCACGCGCCTGCGCAACGTCAGCGCCTTCGACACCCCGGCGTCGGTGACGACGGTGTCGCTGGGCGATGACCGCAGCGGACAGGGCGTGCAGGCGTCGGAGGTGCTTGGCGGCATTCCCGGCCTGCTTGCGCGCGAACGGCAGAACTACGCGCAGGACACGCAACTGTCGATCCGCGGCTTCGGTGCGCGCTCGACGTTCGGCGTGCGCGGCGTGCGCCTGTATGCCGACGGCATCCCGGCCACGCAGCCCGACGGACAGGGCCAGCTGTCGCACTTCACCCTTGCCGCGGGCGACCGCATCGAAGTGATGCGCGGGCCTTTCTCCGCGCTGTACGGAAACTCGTCCGGTGGCGTGGTGCAGATCATCAGCGCCGAGGGAACCGCGTCACCGCAGTGGGATGCACGCGTCACCGCCGGCAGCCACGACAGCTACGCCGCGTCGGCGCGCTGGCTGGGCACCGCGGGCAAGGTGCGCGCCAACATCGCGGCGTCGCTGTTCGATACCCACGGTTATCGCGAACACAGTGCCGCGCGGCGCGAGTCGGCCAACGCCCGCATCGACATCGATACCCGTGGCGACGACGGGCTGACGCTGGTGTTCAACCACCTGGACATTCCGGACGCACAGGATCCGCTGGGCCTGACGCGCGTGCAGGTGGCGGAGGACCCGCGCCAGGCGGTCTCGGTGGCGCGGCAGTTCAACACGCGCAAGTCGGTCGGCCAGGACCAGGTGGGCGCCGTGTATGCGTGGCGACCCGCACCGGCGCACGCCATCACGCTGTCGGCGCATGCCGGCGAGCGCGAGGTGGAGCAGTTCCTGGCGCTGCCCGTGGCGGCGCAGGCCAATCCGTTGAATTCCGGTGGCGTGATCGACCTGGGCAACGAATACGCCGGCGCCGACCTGCGCTGGGCCTGGCAGGGCGAGTGGGCGGGACGGCCCGCCGAGTGGACGATGGGTGCGGACACCGCACGCCTGCGCCAGCACCGGCGGGGCTACGAGAACCATGCAGGCGGCGCGCTTGGCGTGCGGGGTGCGCTGCGGCGCGATGAGCGCAACCGGGTGGAGAACGTCGACCAGTACGTCCAGGCCTGGTGGCAACTTGCACCGCGCTGGTCGCTGCTGGCGGGCGCCCGCCGCAGTGACGTGCGCTTCCGCTCGCAGGATCACTACGTCACCGCCGCCAATCCCGACGACAGCGGTCGCATGCGGTATGGCGAAACGACGCCGGTGGCGGGTGTGACGTTCCATGCCGATGACGACCTGCGTCTTTACCTGTCCGCGGGACGCGGTTTCGAGACGCCGACCTTCAACGAGCTGGGCTACCGCGCCGATGGCGGCGCCGGGCTGGCGCTGGACCTGCAGCCCGCCGTCAGCCGCAATGTGGAAGCGGGCCTGAAGTGGCGCACGGATGCCGGCACACGGCTGGAGATGGCACTGTTCCGCGCCGACACGGATGACGAACTGGCCGTGGCCAGCAATGTGGGCGGCCGCAGCACGTTCCGCAATGTCGGCCGCGCGCGCCGCCAGGGCGTCGAGGCGATGTTCCAGACGACGATGGGCGGGCAGGGGCAGCTGCAGCTCGCCTACACGCGCCTGCAGGCCGAGTTCCGCGATGGCTTCCTGGTCTGCGCGCGCACGGGGTGCGCGACGCCGGACACGCCGGTGGCCGCAGGCACCCGGATACCGGGCGTGGCGCGCGACCAGTTCTTCGCCCGCGCGGAATGGCCGTGGGCGCAGTGGCGCGCGGCGGCCGAAGCCGTCGCCGTCGGCGACGTCAGCGTCAACGACCTGGGCACCGGTTCGGCGCCGGGCTACGCCCTGCTGCATCTGGAACTGTCGCGGCGCTGGACGCTGCGCGATGGCGGCCTGCGTGGCTTCGCCCGCATCGACAACGCACTGGACCAGCGCTACATCGGCTCGGTGATCGTCAACGAGGGCAACGGCCGCTTCTACGAACCCGGCCCGGATCGGACCTTCCTGCTGGGCCTGGAGTGGAACCTGCGCTGA
- the azu gene encoding azurin has product MTRRLPVLLALLALLSLSSSALARNCAITIEADDLMTFNLKTIRVPGDCVQLRVTLKHVGRMPAQAMGHNWVLTESRDHRDVGLAGGRMKLADAYLPRNDPRVIAHTPVIGGGQSVDVVFPTARLRKGGNYTYFCSFPGHWSMMKGTLVFD; this is encoded by the coding sequence ATGACACGACGCCTTCCCGTCCTCCTGGCGCTGCTCGCGCTGCTGTCGCTTTCTTCCTCCGCACTGGCCCGCAACTGCGCCATCACCATCGAAGCCGATGACCTGATGACGTTCAACCTGAAAACCATCCGCGTGCCGGGCGACTGCGTGCAGCTGCGGGTGACGCTGAAGCATGTCGGCCGCATGCCGGCACAGGCGATGGGGCACAACTGGGTGCTGACGGAGAGCCGCGATCATCGTGACGTGGGACTGGCCGGTGGCCGCATGAAGCTGGCCGACGCCTACCTGCCACGCAACGATCCCCGCGTGATCGCCCATACGCCGGTGATCGGCGGCGGCCAGTCGGTGGACGTGGTATTCCCCACGGCCCGCCTGCGCAAGGGGGGCAACTACACCTATTTCTGCTCGTTCCCTGGCCACTGGAGCATGATGAAGGGCACGCTGGTGTTCGACTGA
- the phhA gene encoding phenylalanine 4-monooxygenase, which translates to MNEPRRVEHQQTDKGYVPVYTTAVVDQPADYPAADHDTWGKLYERQRALLVGRACDEFLQAQDAMGMSPDRIPRFEELNEVLRHATGWQLIGVEGLLPELEFFDHLAHRRFPVTWWIRRPDQIDYIAEPDLFHDLFGHVPLLMNPVFADYMEAYGKGGVKAHGINADALQYLTRLYWYTVEFGLIKTKDGLRIYGAGIVSSKGESLYSLESAAPNRIGFDLERIMRTRYRIDTFQKTYFVIDSFEQLMNATAPDFTPIYARLATQDAIPAGDVREADTVFTRGTGEGWAADGDV; encoded by the coding sequence ATGAACGAGCCGCGCCGCGTCGAGCACCAGCAGACCGACAAGGGCTATGTGCCGGTTTACACGACCGCGGTCGTCGATCAGCCCGCCGATTACCCGGCGGCGGATCACGACACCTGGGGCAAGCTCTATGAGCGCCAGCGCGCGCTGCTGGTGGGCCGCGCCTGCGACGAGTTCCTGCAGGCCCAGGACGCGATGGGCATGAGCCCCGACCGGATTCCCCGCTTCGAGGAATTGAACGAGGTGCTGCGCCATGCCACGGGCTGGCAGCTGATCGGCGTGGAAGGGCTGTTGCCGGAACTGGAATTCTTCGACCACCTGGCCCATCGCCGCTTCCCGGTCACGTGGTGGATCCGCCGGCCCGACCAGATCGACTACATCGCCGAACCGGACCTGTTCCACGACCTGTTCGGCCACGTACCGCTGCTGATGAACCCGGTGTTCGCCGACTACATGGAGGCGTACGGCAAGGGTGGCGTGAAGGCGCACGGCATCAACGCCGACGCGCTGCAGTACCTGACGCGCCTGTACTGGTACACGGTGGAATTCGGCCTGATCAAGACCAAGGACGGCCTGCGCATCTACGGCGCCGGCATCGTGTCGTCGAAGGGCGAGTCGCTGTACTCGCTGGAATCCGCCGCGCCCAACCGCATCGGCTTCGACCTGGAGCGGATCATGCGCACGCGCTATCGCATCGACACGTTCCAGAAGACCTACTTCGTCATCGACAGCTTCGAGCAGCTGATGAACGCCACCGCGCCGGACTTCACCCCGATCTATGCCCGGCTGGCCACGCAGGACGCGATTCCCGCAGGCGATGTGCGCGAAGCGGACACGGTGTTCACCCGCGGCACCGGTGAAGGCTGGGCGGCCGACGGCGACGTCTGA
- a CDS encoding Lrp/AsnC family transcriptional regulator, producing MAEIAPLDRTDLRLLALLQREGRAANTDIAAQVNLSPSACLRRIQRLEAAGVIAGYSARVEPKAVGLGLQAFVRVQLEKHGQTSIDHFGDSVQAWDEVVACYALTGDMDYLLHVVVQDLEHFSQFLLDKLLNASGVADVNSSFVLRAVKTFGGLPLPKG from the coding sequence ATGGCCGAAATCGCCCCGCTCGACCGCACCGACCTGCGCCTGCTGGCCCTGCTGCAGCGCGAGGGGCGGGCCGCCAACACGGATATCGCCGCCCAGGTGAACCTGTCGCCGTCGGCCTGCCTGCGCCGCATCCAGCGGCTGGAAGCCGCCGGCGTGATCGCCGGCTATTCCGCCCGGGTCGAACCCAAGGCGGTGGGCCTGGGCCTGCAGGCCTTCGTGCGGGTGCAGCTGGAGAAACATGGCCAGACCAGCATCGACCACTTCGGCGACAGCGTGCAGGCGTGGGACGAAGTGGTGGCCTGCTATGCGCTGACCGGCGACATGGACTACCTGCTGCACGTGGTGGTGCAGGACCTGGAGCACTTCTCGCAGTTCCTGCTGGACAAGCTGCTCAATGCCAGCGGGGTGGCCGACGTCAATTCCAGTTTCGTGCTGCGCGCGGTGAAGACGTTCGGCGGCCTGCCGCTGCCGAAAGGCTGA
- a CDS encoding GFA family protein, producing the protein MIRQVGPTPIQPKHRASCHCGAVVLELDLPDGIVDPRRCDCSMCRRRGAVVASVPLSGITLLAGRDVLGRYTFNTHTAQHFFCTRCGIYTHHQRRSNPQQYGYNVGCLEGVNPFDLGDVPTRDGVHHPADRVA; encoded by the coding sequence ATGATCAGACAGGTCGGTCCTACCCCCATCCAGCCGAAGCATCGGGCGAGCTGCCACTGCGGTGCCGTGGTGCTTGAACTGGACCTGCCGGATGGCATCGTCGACCCGCGCCGTTGCGACTGCTCGATGTGCCGTCGCCGTGGAGCGGTGGTGGCGTCGGTGCCGCTGTCGGGGATCACCCTTCTCGCCGGTCGCGACGTGCTGGGGCGCTATACGTTCAACACCCACACCGCGCAGCATTTCTTCTGCACGCGGTGCGGCATCTACACCCACCACCAGCGACGCTCCAACCCGCAGCAGTACGGCTACAACGTGGGCTGCCTGGAAGGCGTCAATCCGTTCGACCTGGGCGACGTGCCCACCCGCGACGGCGTGCATCACCCGGCAGACCGCGTGGCCTGA
- a CDS encoding putative quinol monooxygenase, whose translation MDAARRHLLATFGMAGIAVFLPVAAQPEENPRMYGLIGKMRATPGQRDALIAILLDGVGGMPGCLSYIVAQDPADADAIWITEAWTDAASHKASLSLPAVQQAIAKARPLIAGFDSHVETVPVGGHGLPKA comes from the coding sequence GTGGATGCCGCGCGCCGCCATCTGCTGGCGACCTTCGGCATGGCGGGTATCGCCGTCTTCCTGCCTGTCGCCGCCCAACCCGAGGAGAATCCCCGCATGTATGGACTGATTGGAAAAATGAGGGCCACGCCAGGCCAGCGCGACGCGTTGATTGCGATCCTGCTCGATGGCGTGGGCGGCATGCCGGGCTGCCTGAGCTACATCGTCGCGCAGGATCCCGCCGACGCCGACGCCATCTGGATCACCGAAGCCTGGACCGATGCCGCCAGCCACAAGGCGTCGCTGTCGTTGCCCGCCGTGCAGCAGGCCATCGCGAAAGCGCGCCCACTGATCGCCGGTTTCGACAGTCATGTCGAGACGGTGCCGGTGGGCGGGCATGGACTGCCGAAGGCGTGA
- a CDS encoding N-methyl-D-aspartate receptor NMDAR2C subunit: MDAFESSWQRAWTGIGAVGEGGALFAQLKAAYAEPQRHYHTQQHLVECLSAFDDARALAEYPHEVELALWFHDAIYDVKGHDNEQRSADWARTALLATGVDVAAADRVHALVMATRHTAVPSGRDEQLLVDIDLSILGAERTRFDEYEQQIRKEYAYVPGFLFRRKRREILRGFLQRPRIYSTARFHDALETRARDNLQRVAA, encoded by the coding sequence ATGGATGCTTTCGAATCTTCCTGGCAACGCGCATGGACCGGCATCGGTGCGGTGGGTGAGGGTGGTGCGCTGTTCGCGCAGCTGAAGGCCGCGTATGCCGAGCCCCAGCGCCACTACCACACGCAGCAGCACCTTGTTGAATGCCTGTCGGCGTTCGATGATGCGCGTGCGTTGGCGGAATACCCACACGAGGTCGAACTGGCCTTGTGGTTCCACGACGCCATCTACGACGTCAAGGGCCATGACAACGAGCAGCGCAGCGCCGACTGGGCGCGCACGGCATTGCTTGCGACCGGCGTCGATGTGGCCGCGGCCGACCGCGTGCATGCGCTGGTGATGGCCACGCGACATACCGCCGTGCCGTCGGGCCGCGACGAACAACTGCTGGTCGACATCGACCTGTCCATCCTCGGCGCGGAGCGCACGCGATTCGACGAGTACGAGCAGCAGATCCGCAAGGAATACGCGTACGTGCCGGGCTTCCTGTTCCGGCGCAAGCGACGCGAGATCCTGCGGGGCTTCCTGCAGCGTCCGCGCATCTACAGCACCGCCCGGTTCCACGACGCACTGGAAACACGCGCGCGCGACAACCTGCAGCGGGTGGCCGCATGA
- a CDS encoding patatin-like phospholipase family protein, whose protein sequence is MRPPLRLPTLLLGTLFLAACGGDNVRPAPPAAVVKPVPAAPKPKVGIALGGGAAKGFAHIGVIKMLEANGIEPVVVSGTSAGSVVGALYASGMDPFQMQKQAFALDEAKIRDVRLFSGGLVQGLKLQDYVNGLVGKRNIQQLAKPFAAVATQLETGERTVFVRGNTGQAVRASSSIPGVFEPVVIGKASYVDGGVVSPVPVDAARQLGADFVIAVDISTKAPGTKPGSMLGIVNQSIGIMGQRLGEQELARADIVIRPKVNDIGPADFEQKNNAILEGERAALAAMPQIKAKLAELQRTRNAAHAARHAPPKPDPRCLEEPSRLGRLFGRDVKCDASGQPVKAP, encoded by the coding sequence ATGCGCCCTCCCCTTCGCCTGCCCACCCTTCTGCTCGGTACCCTGTTCCTTGCCGCCTGTGGTGGCGACAACGTGCGCCCCGCGCCGCCCGCCGCGGTGGTGAAGCCGGTGCCGGCGGCGCCGAAGCCCAAGGTCGGCATCGCGCTGGGTGGCGGCGCGGCGAAGGGGTTCGCGCACATCGGCGTCATCAAGATGCTGGAAGCCAACGGCATCGAGCCGGTGGTGGTCTCCGGCACCAGCGCCGGCAGCGTGGTGGGCGCGCTGTACGCCAGCGGCATGGACCCCTTCCAGATGCAGAAGCAGGCGTTCGCGCTGGACGAGGCGAAGATCCGCGACGTGCGGCTGTTCTCCGGTGGACTGGTGCAGGGGCTGAAGCTGCAGGACTACGTCAACGGCCTGGTCGGCAAGCGCAACATCCAGCAGTTGGCTAAACCCTTCGCCGCCGTGGCCACGCAACTGGAAACCGGTGAGCGCACGGTGTTCGTGCGCGGTAACACGGGCCAGGCGGTGCGTGCGTCCAGCAGCATCCCCGGCGTGTTCGAACCGGTGGTGATCGGCAAGGCGAGCTACGTGGACGGCGGCGTGGTGAGCCCGGTGCCGGTGGATGCCGCACGCCAGCTGGGTGCGGATTTCGTCATCGCCGTGGACATCTCCACCAAGGCGCCGGGCACCAAGCCGGGCAGCATGCTGGGCATCGTCAACCAGTCCATCGGCATCATGGGCCAGCGCCTGGGCGAACAGGAACTCGCGCGCGCCGACATCGTCATCCGGCCGAAGGTCAACGACATCGGGCCGGCCGATTTCGAGCAGAAGAACAACGCCATCCTCGAGGGCGAACGCGCCGCGCTGGCCGCCATGCCGCAGATCAAGGCGAAGCTGGCCGAACTGCAGCGCACGCGCAACGCCGCGCATGCGGCCCGACATGCGCCGCCGAAGCCCGACCCGCGCTGCCTGGAGGAGCCTTCGCGCCTGGGACGCCTGTTCGGCCGCGACGTGAAGTGCGACGCCAGCGGCCAGCCGGTGAAGGCACCGTAA
- a CDS encoding AraC family transcriptional regulator codes for MDATHAPAFGLAEDDDRDAVLETVLGAYRMRVEITADVRYCGTWYDSEPATHHGQFHLVTHGRCWISGEAVDEPVLLERGDLIVFPAGVRHILSSSPDPHLADTSDAGDTSMLCGELEFITGAHNPIFAALPRWFVIRGQDSSAGFRQLAQMLAETSRERRWGRQLVQNKLADSLFTMAVCEYVRQAEQPRGLLAALTDARLSRALSAIHAQPGADWTIQSMAREAGMSRTAFAELFTATVGSPPIQYLAHWRATEARRLLKNRRFSVAAIAEMLGYSSEAAFRRFFKRVEGVGPGSARRRSGDDRSR; via the coding sequence ATGGATGCAACACACGCCCCTGCGTTCGGCCTGGCCGAAGACGATGACCGCGACGCCGTGCTCGAGACGGTGTTGGGGGCATACCGCATGCGCGTGGAGATCACGGCCGATGTGCGCTACTGCGGCACCTGGTACGACAGCGAGCCGGCGACACACCATGGCCAGTTCCACCTGGTCACGCACGGCCGGTGCTGGATCAGCGGCGAGGCCGTCGATGAACCTGTATTGCTGGAGCGCGGCGACCTGATCGTGTTTCCCGCGGGCGTGCGGCATATCCTTTCGTCTTCGCCGGACCCTCATCTGGCCGACACCTCCGACGCAGGCGACACCAGCATGCTGTGCGGCGAACTTGAATTCATCACCGGCGCGCACAACCCGATCTTCGCCGCCCTGCCGCGCTGGTTCGTGATCCGCGGGCAGGACAGCAGCGCCGGCTTCCGGCAACTGGCGCAGATGCTGGCCGAGACCAGCCGCGAACGTCGCTGGGGGCGCCAGCTGGTGCAGAACAAGCTGGCCGATTCACTGTTCACCATGGCGGTGTGCGAATACGTGCGCCAAGCCGAGCAGCCCCGCGGCCTGCTCGCCGCCCTCACCGATGCGCGTCTGTCGCGGGCGCTTTCCGCGATCCACGCACAGCCCGGGGCGGATTGGACCATCCAGTCGATGGCCCGGGAAGCCGGCATGTCGCGCACCGCCTTCGCCGAGCTGTTCACGGCCACGGTCGGTTCGCCCCCTATCCAGTACCTGGCCCACTGGCGGGCGACCGAGGCGCGCCGGCTACTGAAGAACCGCCGATTCTCTGTGGCCGCCATCGCCGAAATGCTCGGATACAGCAGCGAGGCGGCCTTCCGTCGGTTCTTCAAGCGCGTCGAAGGGGTCGGACCCGGCAGTGCGCGACGCCGCTCCGGAGACGATCGGTCGCGCTGA
- a CDS encoding DUF692 domain-containing protein, with product MSTSLHGFGLGLRPQHYDALLAGDARVDWLEILSENYLVDGGRPLWMLDRMAERWPVAMHGVSLNIGGSDPLDRGYLCALGRLARRVRPRIVSDHLCWTRHGGVQFHDLLPLPQNDDTVRHVAARVRQVQDALGMPLVLENVSSYLRFADDTLDEAQFLSAVVAESGCGLLLDVNNIFVNAHNHGFDAVAFLDRLPRSAVRQLHLAGHSVDVQGSGLLIDTHDAPVPDGVWSLYAEAVRRFGPIPAMIERDDHIPPLGDMLAELDIARRVAAEAERLKEAA from the coding sequence ATGAGCACGTCCCTGCACGGCTTCGGCCTGGGTCTGCGCCCACAGCACTATGACGCGCTGCTGGCTGGCGACGCGCGCGTGGACTGGCTGGAGATCCTCAGCGAGAACTACCTGGTCGACGGTGGCCGGCCACTGTGGATGCTGGACCGCATGGCCGAACGCTGGCCGGTGGCGATGCATGGCGTCTCGCTCAACATCGGTGGCAGCGATCCACTGGATCGCGGGTACCTGTGCGCGCTGGGCCGCCTGGCCCGGCGCGTGCGGCCGAGGATCGTGTCCGATCACCTGTGCTGGACCCGCCATGGTGGCGTCCAGTTCCACGACCTGCTGCCGCTGCCGCAGAACGACGATACGGTGCGCCACGTCGCCGCACGCGTCCGCCAGGTGCAGGATGCCCTCGGCATGCCGCTGGTGCTGGAGAACGTGTCCAGCTACCTGCGTTTCGCCGACGACACGCTGGACGAGGCACAGTTCCTGTCCGCTGTCGTGGCCGAGAGCGGGTGCGGGCTGTTGCTGGATGTGAACAACATCTTCGTCAACGCGCACAACCATGGCTTCGATGCGGTCGCCTTCCTCGACCGCCTGCCGCGTAGCGCAGTCCGCCAGCTCCACCTGGCCGGGCACAGCGTGGACGTCCAAGGCAGTGGCCTGCTGATCGACACGCACGACGCGCCGGTGCCCGATGGCGTGTGGTCGCTGTACGCAGAGGCCGTGCGGCGGTTCGGTCCGATCCCGGCGATGATCGAGCGCGACGACCACATTCCACCGCTTGGCGACATGCTGGCGGAGCTGGACATCGCGCGCCGGGTCGCGGCGGAAGCGGAGCGCTTGAAGGAGGCCGCATGA
- a CDS encoding DNA-binding domain-containing protein — protein sequence MKGAVPLPARQQRFAQWLLRGDGRDAPAIRALDARDGTTRLRVYADGYRWRLVEVLGNDYPVLRASLGPDRFDALAARYLEACPSRHPSVRHVGARFPRWLATYAGEDRALSDLARLEWRQGEAFDAADACPCTLDDLLTVAHERWPRLRVTLHPAVRRLGLRSNAVVLLDAHARGIPLPRLAAEPATAWLLWRHDFDVHWRRLPRDEAMALAAVARGDVFADWCVRLPGTSPALRAAGLLKRWLTDGLVTGLSTS from the coding sequence ATGAAGGGCGCCGTGCCACTTCCCGCCCGGCAGCAGCGGTTTGCGCAGTGGTTGCTTCGTGGCGACGGGCGCGACGCTCCCGCGATCCGCGCGTTGGATGCACGCGACGGCACCACGCGGCTGCGCGTGTACGCCGACGGCTACCGCTGGCGGTTGGTCGAGGTGCTGGGCAACGACTACCCCGTGTTGCGTGCGTCGCTTGGTCCGGATCGTTTCGATGCGCTTGCGGCGCGCTACCTCGAAGCGTGTCCCTCGCGGCATCCTTCGGTCCGCCACGTGGGCGCACGCTTCCCGCGCTGGCTGGCGACGTACGCAGGCGAGGATCGTGCGCTGTCCGATCTGGCCCGCCTGGAGTGGCGGCAGGGCGAGGCATTCGATGCGGCCGACGCCTGCCCTTGCACGCTCGACGACCTGCTGACGGTGGCGCACGAACGATGGCCGCGGCTGCGCGTGACGCTGCACCCCGCCGTGCGTCGCCTAGGCCTGCGCAGCAATGCGGTTGTGCTGCTCGATGCGCATGCGCGGGGCATCCCGTTGCCGCGCCTGGCCGCGGAACCGGCAACGGCCTGGCTGCTGTGGCGGCATGACTTCGATGTGCACTGGCGGCGCCTGCCGCGCGACGAAGCGATGGCGCTGGCCGCCGTCGCGCGTGGCGACGTCTTCGCGGACTGGTGCGTGCGACTGCCGGGTACCTCGCCGGCGCTGCGTGCCGCCGGCCTGCTCAAACGCTGGTTGACGGACGGTCTGGTGACCGGTCTGTCGACTTCATGA
- a CDS encoding DoxX family protein gives MQSAPLHDRVLAFLNRHGWIGPLLLRLVFGYFWLETGWAKLNNLAFFTERFIEWGIPWPALSATVCAGTEFVGGALIMLGLATRLTMLPMIFNMLVALAVVVLPGISTLDEFVELDEVLYVAVFVWLLFAGPGRASLDHLIARRAGTAALAAA, from the coding sequence ATGCAATCCGCTCCCCTGCACGACCGCGTGCTCGCTTTCCTCAACCGCCATGGCTGGATCGGCCCGCTGCTGCTGCGGCTGGTGTTCGGATATTTCTGGCTGGAGACCGGCTGGGCCAAGTTGAACAACCTGGCGTTCTTCACCGAGCGCTTCATCGAATGGGGTATCCCGTGGCCGGCGCTCAGCGCCACGGTATGCGCCGGCACGGAATTCGTCGGCGGTGCGCTGATCATGCTCGGGCTGGCCACCCGCCTGACCATGCTGCCGATGATCTTCAACATGCTGGTGGCGCTGGCCGTCGTGGTCCTGCCCGGCATCTCCACGCTGGATGAATTCGTCGAGCTGGACGAAGTGCTGTACGTGGCCGTGTTCGTCTGGCTGCTGTTCGCCGGTCCGGGGCGCGCGAGCCTGGACCATCTGATCGCGCGCCGCGCCGGCACCGCAGCACTCGCTGCGGCCTGA
- a CDS encoding TIGR00266 family protein — translation MTHWFFNLPGSADRTGPLDEDAARAYAQRNPGALGWREGMREWKPVRDLPELAAGATPPPHLPPLPGAGGRKAADEIDFRIVGGDMQFVEVELDPGESAIAEAGALMFKDSSVQMDTVFGDGSHSGQGGGFMDKLFSAGKRVLTGESLFTTLYTHTGQGKAKVAFAAPYPGTVLAMKLDDHGGRLICQKDSFLAGARGVTVGIHLQRKILTGLFGGEGFIMQKLEGDGWVFVHAGGTVVERELQAGERIDVDTGCVVAYHASVNMDVRPVSGIKSMFFGGEGVFLATLTGPGKVWMQSLPFSRLAGRMLQAAPQAGGQARGEGSVLGGLGRILDGDNSF, via the coding sequence ATGACGCACTGGTTCTTCAATCTCCCCGGCAGCGCCGACCGCACCGGTCCGCTGGACGAAGACGCCGCCCGCGCCTACGCGCAGCGCAATCCCGGCGCCCTGGGCTGGCGCGAGGGCATGCGCGAATGGAAGCCGGTGCGCGACCTGCCCGAACTGGCCGCCGGCGCCACCCCGCCGCCCCACCTGCCGCCCCTGCCGGGCGCCGGTGGGCGCAAGGCCGCCGACGAGATCGACTTCCGCATCGTCGGCGGCGACATGCAGTTCGTCGAGGTTGAGCTGGACCCCGGCGAAAGCGCCATCGCCGAAGCCGGCGCGCTGATGTTCAAGGACAGCAGCGTGCAGATGGACACGGTGTTCGGCGACGGCTCGCACAGCGGCCAAGGCGGCGGCTTCATGGACAAGCTGTTCTCGGCGGGCAAGCGCGTGCTGACCGGCGAGAGCCTGTTCACCACGCTGTACACGCATACCGGCCAGGGCAAGGCCAAGGTGGCCTTCGCGGCGCCCTACCCCGGCACCGTGCTGGCGATGAAGCTGGACGACCACGGCGGCCGCCTGATCTGCCAGAAGGACAGCTTCCTGGCCGGCGCCCGGGGCGTCACCGTCGGCATCCACCTGCAACGCAAGATCCTGACCGGCCTGTTCGGCGGCGAGGGTTTCATCATGCAGAAGCTGGAAGGCGACGGCTGGGTGTTCGTGCACGCCGGCGGCACCGTGGTGGAGCGCGAGCTGCAGGCGGGCGAACGCATCGACGTGGATACCGGCTGCGTGGTGGCGTACCACGCCAGCGTCAACATGGACGTGCGCCCGGTCAGCGGCATCAAGAGCATGTTCTTCGGCGGCGAGGGCGTGTTCCTCGCCACGCTGACCGGGCCGGGCAAGGTGTGGATGCAGTCGCTGCCGTTCTCGCGCCTGGCCGGCCGCATGCTGCAGGCCGCACCGCAGGCCGGCGGGCAGGCCCGGGGCGAAGGTTCGGTGCTGGGCGGGCTGGGCCGCATCCTGGACGGCGACAACAGCTTTTAA